The window CGTCATCAGGTTCGACTGCATCTGGCCCAGCTTCTGCTTCACCGAGTCCAGTTCGCTGAGCGGCTTGCCGTACAGCTGCCGCACGGCCGCGAACGACGTCGTCTCCTGCACGATCGCCCGGTAGATGCCCACAGGGACTGCGGTCAGGTCGGCCCGCCCGTACAGAACGCTGGACGAGTACGTGACGCAGACCCTGTCGCCCTCCTCGCCCAGCAGGTTGGCGGCCGGGACCTGTACGTTCTCGTAGACCAACTCACCGAAGGAGACGCCGTGGAGGTCGCCGACGTACACCTTGCGGCCGGTGACCACGTACTCGTCGCCTCGCGGCGGGCCGTCGGGGTCTTGGCCACATGGTCGACGCCCATCCCGCCGTAGAACTCGTCGATGGAGACACCGATCCACCCCTGCCGGGCGATCAGCCGCGACAGCTCGTGGTGGATGGTCTTGGATGCTTCCATCTCCCGCCTTGTCGGCCTTTGGCCAGGGCTCGCAGCTCAGCAGGTCTTGGGTTCCAAGGCGCGCAGCTTCGGCCAGGTCTTCGGGCCGATCGAGCCGTCGGCGTTCAGGCCGTTCTTCTCCTGGAAGCGGATCGTCGCGGCCCTGGTCTTGTCACCGAAGATGCCGTCCACCGTGCCCGGGGCGCACTTGACGTACTCCAGCAGGCACTGGGCCTCCTTGACGATGTTGCCCTGCGAGCCCTTGGAGATGACGGTCTCCATCGCCTTGCTGTAGTCGAAGCCGTGGTAAGGAGTGCCGTCGACGGTGAAGATGACGTGGCGGTCCTTGCAGGGTGCGCTGGTCATCACCTGTACGTCCGTCAGGTCATTGGCCATGAGCGCTGTCCTGGCCCCGGCATCCGTACCGCCGCCCTGGCCGTAGCTGGTCAAAGCGGTGCCCGCGAGAGCTGCGCCCGCGATGATCAGTCCGAATCGATTCCGTGCTGTACGCAAGAGATCTCCCCGATTCATCTGTGTCCGTGCCGTCAGCTGCAGTTGACCCACTTGTTGGAGAGGATCTTGACGGGGTTCGTCGCCCCAGTGCCTTTGTGTCCACGCTTCACCGTGG of the Streptomyces sp. T12 genome contains:
- a CDS encoding peptidoglycan-binding protein produces the protein MRTARNRFGLIIAGAALAGTALTSYGQGGGTDAGARTALMANDLTDVQVMTSAPCKDRHVIFTVDGTPYHGFDYSKAMETVISKGSQGNIVKEAQCLLEYVKCAPGTVDGIFGDKTRAATIRFQEKNGLNADGSIGPKTWPKLRALEPKTC